A window from Nitrosopumilus adriaticus encodes these proteins:
- the acs gene encoding acetate--CoA ligase gives MDKIYDIGLGNNDVNLRKKAESDFVSFWDDQAKNLSWFSPWEKALDWQPPFAKWFVGGTINASYNALDIHQKTKSEKSAILWEGENGESRNITYGEMFSQVKKFSNVLKSLGVKKGDRVTIYLPMVPELPIVMMACARIGATHTVIFSGFSAASIKDRVTDSKSKVIVTADGGYRRGKIVKLKDVIDEAIKDSEFVEHVVVLERTKNEISLSSKDKLWNDLMNNASDQCDAEKLDSDHPLYILYTSGTTGKPKGVLHGTGGYLTHLYSTFKWAFDIKDSDVFFCTADIGWVTGHSYVVYAPFLHGATQVMYEGAPDFPDASRMWDILQKYRVTIFYTTPTALRMFMKFGDDIPNSFDLSSLRLLGTVGEPINPEVWKWYFKIIGREKCPIIDTWWQTETGGMLISPLPGLETIPLKPGSGTRAIPGVNISVVDENGDDVPDNTKGYLVVKNPWPGMLLTLWGDDEKYKTVYWSKYENCYYPGDYALRDDDGYLWLLGRADDVLKVAGHRIGTAELESCIVSHHDVAESAVCGIPDEVKGEVIIAFVVLKQGVFDTKILEKEISEKIRNDIGAIATPKQIYFVSKLPKTRSGKIMRRLLKAIANNEKIGDVSTLEDGAAVTEVQSAFDDIQKSLKKNSG, from the coding sequence ATGGATAAAATATATGATATTGGTCTTGGAAATAATGATGTCAATTTAAGAAAAAAAGCCGAATCTGATTTCGTGTCATTTTGGGATGATCAGGCCAAAAACCTCTCGTGGTTTTCTCCTTGGGAGAAGGCTCTGGATTGGCAGCCTCCTTTTGCAAAATGGTTTGTTGGAGGCACAATTAACGCCTCATACAACGCCCTAGATATACATCAAAAGACTAAATCTGAAAAATCTGCAATTCTATGGGAGGGTGAGAATGGCGAGTCTAGAAACATCACTTATGGTGAGATGTTCTCTCAAGTAAAAAAATTCTCTAATGTCCTAAAATCACTTGGTGTGAAAAAAGGCGATAGAGTAACTATCTATCTTCCGATGGTCCCTGAACTGCCAATTGTAATGATGGCATGCGCCAGAATCGGTGCAACTCATACAGTAATTTTTTCAGGATTTAGTGCAGCATCAATAAAAGACAGAGTGACTGACTCAAAATCCAAAGTCATTGTTACTGCAGATGGTGGATATCGACGTGGGAAAATTGTCAAACTAAAGGATGTAATCGATGAGGCAATCAAAGATTCGGAGTTTGTAGAACATGTTGTGGTTTTGGAAAGGACAAAAAATGAAATTTCTCTTTCCTCGAAGGATAAACTCTGGAATGATTTGATGAATAATGCATCAGATCAGTGTGATGCAGAAAAATTAGATAGTGATCACCCTCTTTACATTCTGTATACTTCAGGTACCACTGGAAAACCAAAAGGAGTTTTACATGGAACTGGTGGCTACTTGACACATTTGTATTCGACATTCAAGTGGGCATTTGACATTAAAGACTCTGATGTGTTTTTTTGTACGGCTGATATTGGATGGGTAACAGGGCACAGCTATGTAGTATATGCTCCATTTCTACATGGTGCAACTCAGGTGATGTATGAGGGTGCACCTGATTTTCCTGATGCCTCAAGAATGTGGGATATTTTACAAAAATATCGTGTGACAATTTTTTACACAACACCTACTGCGTTGAGGATGTTTATGAAATTCGGTGATGACATTCCAAATTCGTTTGATCTTTCTTCGTTGAGATTACTTGGAACTGTAGGTGAGCCGATAAATCCTGAAGTCTGGAAGTGGTATTTTAAAATAATTGGGAGGGAAAAATGTCCTATTATTGATACCTGGTGGCAGACAGAAACTGGAGGAATGCTAATCTCTCCATTGCCTGGGCTAGAGACAATACCTTTGAAACCAGGATCTGGTACACGTGCAATTCCCGGTGTAAATATTTCTGTGGTCGATGAAAATGGAGATGATGTTCCAGATAACACCAAAGGATACCTAGTAGTAAAAAACCCCTGGCCTGGAATGCTTTTGACATTATGGGGCGATGATGAAAAATACAAAACCGTTTACTGGTCAAAATATGAGAACTGTTACTATCCTGGAGACTATGCTCTAAGAGATGATGATGGATATCTTTGGCTACTTGGTCGCGCAGATGATGTTTTAAAAGTTGCAGGACATAGAATAGGGACTGCAGAACTTGAAAGCTGCATTGTATCTCATCACGATGTCGCAGAATCTGCAGTCTGTGGAATTCCCGATGAGGTTAAAGGAGAGGTGATTATCGCGTTTGTTGTTTTAAAACAAGGAGTGTTTGATACTAAAATACTGGAAAAAGAAATTTCAGAAAAAATCAGAAACGATATTGGCGCAATTGCAACGCCAAAACAAATCTATTTTGTTTCAAAACTACCAAAAACACGAAGTGGAAAAATTATGCGAAGACTACTAAAAGCAATTGCAAACAATGAAAAAATTGGTGATGTGAGTACTTTAGAAGATGGTGCAGCTGTAACTGAAGTTCAAAGCGCGTTTGATGATATTCAAAAATCCCTCAAGAAGAATTCTGGCTAG
- a CDS encoding CdvA-like protein: MTHDDIEIIGKNVKDMYGTFMGKVVGTITDIDGSIQSVGIDCGSQGLQQIQYEQLVVQGDVVIFIPKWRLDSQRLIREKQLTIRRLKALIDIVSENDDMKVDAEIIHEKYKSKLASLDETEREIKAKLEARLTELDEQMKSAKMLSFDAKVQFKSNEISDATFETVKACTTEIIEHVTHETAEISNVKSRIADLESEVTEITAPPTPDIQESAVSYLETPEPQQVVQTILPEAPTESIITHSEPIEAGVNKIPEPPTESETAFAFPEPPQQVTAETSKDDNDNDWLARMEAQ; this comes from the coding sequence ATGACCCACGACGATATCGAAATAATCGGTAAAAACGTCAAAGACATGTACGGAACATTCATGGGTAAAGTCGTAGGAACAATAACTGACATTGACGGAAGTATTCAATCCGTTGGCATTGATTGCGGTTCTCAAGGATTACAGCAAATCCAATATGAGCAACTTGTAGTACAAGGCGATGTTGTTATTTTTATTCCAAAATGGAGACTCGATTCTCAAAGACTCATTCGTGAAAAACAACTAACAATACGTCGTCTAAAGGCATTGATAGATATTGTTTCTGAAAATGATGACATGAAAGTGGATGCAGAAATCATTCATGAAAAATACAAGTCAAAACTTGCATCATTAGATGAGACAGAAAGAGAAATCAAAGCCAAACTTGAGGCAAGATTGACAGAGTTAGATGAACAAATGAAGTCTGCAAAAATGTTATCCTTTGATGCAAAGGTACAATTCAAGAGTAATGAAATCTCTGATGCAACATTTGAGACCGTGAAAGCATGTACAACTGAAATAATTGAACATGTAACACACGAAACAGCTGAAATCTCAAATGTAAAGAGTAGAATTGCTGACCTTGAATCAGAAGTAACAGAGATTACAGCACCTCCGACACCAGACATCCAAGAATCTGCCGTTTCATATCTGGAGACACCTGAGCCACAACAAGTAGTTCAGACAATTCTTCCAGAAGCACCAACCGAATCAATAATCACGCATTCAGAACCTATTGAAGCAGGAGTTAATAAAATCCCTGAACCTCCTACTGAATCTGAAACAGCATTTGCATTTCCAGAACCACCCCAACAGGTGACAGCAGAAACATCCAAAGACGACAATGATAACGATTGGCTTGCTAGAATGGAAGCACAATAA